One Fusobacterium ulcerans DNA segment encodes these proteins:
- a CDS encoding nucleoside recognition domain-containing protein yields the protein MDNIKNNVSTVEVFMKGAKKGLTIALEQIAPAMVLAYALIVFLQTTGLMNIIAKVLNPVMGIFGLPGEAALVIIAAFFAKAAGAAAGLMLYQNGTITQEQATILYPAVILMGTLIGHYARIVLVSGVSKKYYKILLFIPLIDAAVAMFITKIILGIFR from the coding sequence ATGGATAATATTAAAAATAATGTAAGTACTGTTGAAGTATTTATGAAAGGAGCAAAAAAAGGATTAACTATTGCACTTGAACAAATTGCTCCAGCCATGGTACTAGCTTATGCTTTGATAGTTTTTCTTCAGACAACAGGGCTGATGAATATAATAGCCAAAGTATTGAATCCTGTTATGGGAATATTTGGGCTTCCAGGTGAAGCTGCATTAGTTATCATCGCTGCCTTTTTTGCTAAAGCTGCTGGGGCTGCTGCTGGATTAATGCTCTATCAAAATGGAACAATTACTCAGGAACAGGCTACTATACTATATCCAGCTGTAATATTAATGGGAACTTTGATTGGACACTATGCCAGAATCGTATTGGTATCAGGAGTTTCAAAAAAATATTATAAAATATTATTATTCATTCCTTTAATTGACGCAGCTGTAGCAATGTTTATAACAAAAATAATACTGGGGATATTTAGATAG
- a CDS encoding MurR/RpiR family transcriptional regulator, with amino-acid sequence MGNLLNRLLIMLNDNDLDSTNYHIAMTLLMNFHSLHELSIGEVAKLCSVSKSTISKFIRILNFEDYADFKASASFKENRYGYNLNYNQNIAEYIEKYGYSSYLKCIQQDIDSLNGEENLKNIEKLAQDLIRYKKVASFGLLFSEIGAIDLQMKLAYNGKFLITNLDDVKQDTFIRRADEETLIIIYSNSGFYLKKYQLSEFQEEKDYSRTKAKIVLITGNEEMKNYSGIDNCIAFHHNSEIQSHSIIYPLINDHIVNKYRQLIKNK; translated from the coding sequence ATGGGGAATTTATTAAATAGACTTTTAATTATGTTAAATGATAATGATTTAGATTCTACAAACTATCACATTGCAATGACATTATTAATGAATTTTCATTCATTGCATGAGCTTTCTATTGGAGAAGTAGCAAAATTATGCAGTGTATCAAAGTCTACAATCTCTAAATTTATCAGAATTTTAAATTTTGAAGATTATGCAGATTTTAAAGCTTCTGCCTCTTTCAAGGAAAATAGATATGGCTATAATTTAAATTATAATCAAAATATAGCTGAATATATAGAAAAATATGGCTACAGCTCATATTTAAAATGTATTCAGCAGGATATAGACTCATTAAATGGAGAGGAAAATTTAAAAAATATAGAGAAACTGGCACAAGACCTCATTCGTTACAAAAAAGTAGCAAGTTTTGGCTTGCTGTTTTCAGAAATTGGGGCTATTGATCTGCAAATGAAATTAGCTTATAATGGTAAATTTTTAATTACAAATTTAGATGATGTGAAACAAGATACATTTATTAGAAGAGCAGATGAAGAAACATTGATAATTATATATTCTAATTCTGGATTTTATTTAAAAAAATATCAGTTATCTGAATTTCAAGAAGAAAAAGATTATTCAAGAACAAAAGCAAAGATCGTTTTGATAACTGGAAATGAAGAGATGAAAAATTATTCTGGTATTGATAATTGCATAGCCTTCCATCATAATTCAGAAATTCAAAGTCATTCTATAATTTATCCTTTGATAAATGATCATATTGTAAATAAATATCGTCAGTTAATAAAAAACAAATAA